In Armatimonadota bacterium, the genomic stretch AGGTTTCCGATTCAACAACCAGGGTGACAACTACGGATTTGCTGATGGTTCGGCTAAGTACCGACCGTTCGCTCAGACCCTCGCTCCAAACAACTTCCAGTGGGGCGCTCGCGTCTTCACCGATGGTGGAGCACAGGTCCTCAACCCAGTCAACGGACTCCCCGTAACCAACTAAGGCTCGTCGAACTGAAAAGCCCTCCTCGATATTATCGGGGAGGGCCTTTTTGTTGCCACTTGTAAACGTAGGGGCTTTCGTTCCGCGCGGATACGACATCAATCACATCGACTACTGATGAGTCTGAAACCGGCTCACCGAAGCCATTCCACACTTCGAACTTGCCCCTCGCTTCACACCCGAAGCCAAGGCCCAAACTGAAATGCAACGAGTGAAACGTCAAAAAAACTATCGACTGAACCAACTCTCAGGCACTGGTTGCCGTTTCAAACCGTTCCCCTCCACTTCGAGCCGCCGCGAAGATGCCCCACCTGCCTCAAAGTAGCGCAGGTCAAATTCATAAATCCCATCCGCGACCTCGATTCCAACCGACTTGGTCGATTCGGCATGGCCCAAGTCGTGGTTGATGACCTTGATCCCGTTCAGACGCAAGACGGCCCCATCGTCTGAGGTCAGGAAAAGTTTGAACTTGCGACCTGGGAATCGAATCCGACCGGTGAATCGCAAGCCGTAGTTGTTGGCTCGAGGACGGGCGACCAGGCTAATCTGCGAAGCAACCCCCGAGCCCTTCGGCGAGAGCTCGTCGAAGTCAGAGCACGACTTAAACGTTCCTTCCCAGAAAGACACATTCAAGCCAGGCTGACCGACGCCAGAGGGCAATGGGTTCACTCGATCCGAGCGGTAAAGCTCGGCAATGTCGCCAAGCGAACCATCCCGACGCTTGTGGGCCAGATACAGACCCTTGTTGGCCGGAATCTCTTGGGTTACCAGTTGTGCCCACTGAGCAGCCGGAGCCTGGGGATCGGTTTGAACAAAGACTGGACGACTGAACTGTAAACCAGAGTACACCACGGGTGTCTTGCTGAAAATGAACGAAGTCTCGACCGCAGGCTCTTCTAGGTAGTAGTTGATACCCATCTGTTCAAGCATCGGATAAGAAGCGTCAACACGCTTCGAGAACGCTGCATAGTCTTTGGGGGCGGAAGACCACAGAACTTCAGACATTGCCAGCATGCGTGGCCAGACCATAAGGTCATAGCGGCGGATATCAGGGATCCACTCTGTCCAAACGTTGGCCTGACCACCGAGAATCTTTTCAGACTCCTTCGGCGTTAGACCGGCAGGCACCGGGTCCCAGCTGTATACATGCTCGGTTGAAGTCGAAGCGTAAGCAAAATCGAAGTAGCAGTGAGATGTTGGAGTCATCACCACTTCATGCCCCGACTTAGCGGCCGCCACGCCACCTTCGATTCCTCGCCAGGACATCACCGTTGCATTCGGAGCCAAGCCGCCCTCCAAAATCTCGTCCCATCCGATCATGCTCCGACCGTTGGAGTTGATGATCTTTTCGATGCGTCGAATGAAGTAGCTCTGAAGCCCGTTCTCATCCTTAAGCATTTCCTCCCTAATTCGAGCCTGGCAGTCCGGGCACTCTCGCCACCATTTCTTATCAACCTCGTCACCGCCGATATGAATCCATTGCGAAGGGAACATCTCGAAGACTTCGTTGAGAACATCCTCAAGGAACTGAAAAGTTTGATCCTTCCCCGCGCAGTAAACATTGGTCGTCCACGTGTTGTCGGGATACTTCTTGGCGTCCCGACAGCCAAGGGAAGGGAAGGCGTGAATGCTAGGAAGCGTGTGTCCCGGCATCTCAATCTCCGGGACAACCGTGATGCCCCGTTCGGTGGCGTAGGCAACTACCTCGCGAATATCTTGCTTCGTGTAGAACCCACCGTAGGCTTTTGTGTCGCCGGTCAAGTTGATCTTTGAATAGCTCCAGGGTTCTTCCTTACGGTAGGCACCCTTCTTGGTGAGTTCTGGATACCGGTCCAGCGCGATTCGCCAACCTCCATCGTCCACCAAATGCCAGTGAAACCGGTTGAGTTTGTACCTCGCCATCTGGTCGAGGCTCCGCTTAACTTCGGCAACGGTGAAGAAGTGCCTCGAAACATCAAGATGCCAACCCCTCCAACTGAACCGTGGTTTGTCCTCGATGCGGTAGCCAAGAATCTTGTTCTGGGTCGTGAGTTGCCGCAGAGTTTCGACCGCATAGAGGGCCCCTGTAGGATCGCCATAGGCAATATCGACTCGATTCTTCGCGACGTTGAGAACGTACTGTTCCGGCTTGAAGGATGGTTCGCGACGAAAGTTAACTTGGTTGACGGCGCGAGTTGGCGCAGCACTGAGAGTGAACGCTGGAAAAATACCTTTGAGTTCGGAGGTGGCAAAAAGTGTCGCGTCGGCATTGATTCGCGTGTCAGCTTTGACTTCAAACGGCTCGACCGAAATGACCTTTTGACTCTGGGGTAAAGGAATCAAAGGAGGAACTTCGGGGGCAAAAGCAGCCACGGCAAAAGCGACGCCAAACATTGACTGATTTTATGTCTAAAATGAACGCAATGTCGCGCTTTCTCCGCCTGTTCCTGCTCATGTTTTTGGAATACGCGATCTGCGGAGCGTACGCACCGACGGTGGCGGTTTACTTCCAAAACGGGGGTCAGGGAGGCATGAATGCCACGGGGCTCCAGATTGGCGCGCTCTTCATGCTGATGCCGCTGGCAACGATCTTTATGCCTCCGATCTTCGGCTCCATGGCAGATCGGTACGTCCGGACTGACCGGCTGCTTGGACTCCTTCATTTGCTGTCCGGACTGACGCTCTACGCCGCCGCAAAGCAAACTCGGTTTGAACTGGCGGTTGTCTGCCTCGGTCTCCATGCGCTGCTATACGCTCCCACGGTAGCGCTGGCTAACTCTCTCGTTTTCGCCCACGTGGACGATCACCACCGGCAATTCACTCCGATCCGAATTGCTGGAACAATCGGTTGGATGTCTGCAGGACTCGGACTCTCACTTTGGCGCCTAAAGTTCAACGCCCCCGTTGGCGATCTCTTTCTTTTAGGAGCCGCGCTAAGCGTACTCCTAGGAGCCTTTTCGCTTTTGCTGCCTGCAACCCCGCCGACCAGAGCATCGAGTAGTCGCTTCGCGTTCGGGAAAGCCGTTACTCTGCTCAAGAACCCAAGCTTTATGGCGCTAGTTGTCGTGGGAACGGTGGCCTCAGCGATGTGGGACTTCTACTACCAATTCGCAGGAGGTTTCCTGAGTTCGCCAACGACCCAAGCCCTGAAGGCAGCTCTGCCAGAAAGCTATTTCAATCCTGGTGCGGCTGGCCTTGGAATTCCTCTTAGCAAGCTTTCGGCTTTCATGACGATCGCCCAAGTCGGCGAGCTTTTGATGATGCTGTGGTTGCCATGGTTGATCCGAAAGTTAGGCATCAAGTGGGTGCTCGCGCTCGGCCTCGCGGCGTGGCCGATCCGGTACGCCCTATTCGTCTTCTTTCCCTCATCGAGTCCTGCGCTGATCGGGCTGTTTATCCATGGCTTTTGTATCCCATGCTTCCTGATCGCAGGATTCATGTACACGGAGCAGGTCGCTCCTCCCGACATAAGAGCCTCGGCTCAGTCGCTGTTTTTGGTTTTAACTCAGGGAGTTGGCAGAGTCATAGGCGCGTTGATGGCCGGGTATTCGCAGCAAGTGAATACGACCAACTTGCCTTCGAAGATATCGGTGCCGGGTTCAACCGACATCAGCAAACTGGTCGACTGGCAAGCAATGTTTATCGTCCCGTTAGGAGTTGGGTTGGCTTGCGCTCTAGTGTTTCCTTTTGTCTTCAAAGTAAACAATAAAAACGAACTTGCGTCTTAGGTGGTAACGTCCTAGAATAGAGAGACTTCATGCCTTTCCTACTGGCTCCCTTCGTTCTTCCGCAATCGCAGCTCATCTCGTTTGAGGTGCCAGCAACTCGGCTTGAGAACCTTGCGCCACTGCTGAGCAAGGCGATTGGCGAACCGATCGTCATTGGGACGCCACTACTCAACGACACCCTCACGATCTCCGTTAGGGACGTCACCAAGGCGGAGCTGATGAAGAAGATCGCGCAGGTTGCAAACGCAACTTGGTCGAAGAAGGAGTCGTTCCTGCTCTTTGAACAATCGTCGGATCAGATCCGTGCCGAACAGGCATATGCCCAAACCGAGAAGCTTCGGCGAGTGACAACGGGGATCGAAAATGCCAAGAAGCGCGTTGCCAAGATGATTTCGTTTGATGAAAACGAAGCGAAAGCGATTAAGCGTGAAATCGACGCGATAGCGCAGACAAAGCCACGGGGCGGTGAGGGCGAATATGACGAGCAGTATTACGGACGCATCAACCGACTAGATGCCCGCGGTCCTTATTCACGCTTCGTAAAGCGGCTGGTGACCCGGTTGAACCCCCAAATGGCGATGCTGGTTTCCAAGAACAATCGCCGAGTCGTGTTCTCGAATAATCCGACAGGTCAGCAGCAACGTCTGAACATCAAGCTGGATGACATCTGGGCGCAGTTGGTCAATGAGCAGGCGGTTTGGTCCGATGTCACCAAGGGGGCGCCAATCAGATCGAGTCGTGATACAGAATACATTTCGTACGGATTTTCAAGGCTTGCCAGCACCGTGAGTCAGGCGAACCCCAGGATTCCTACAATTCAGATCAAGTTTGCGACCGACTCCCTGGAGCAATCCCTCAACGCTCAGATCAGCATCTTCGATGACAAAGGGCGGCAGATCACAAGCGACTATCAATCGCTCGATGGCGAACCCGAGCAGGATTCTGAGGAAGCCGTCAAGGCATCCGAAGACGCCAGGAAAAAACCGAAAGACAAGATCGTCCTCAGTCCTGAGGCCGAGGAGTACCGGAAGTTCATGTTTGAGCGACGAGGAGGTAAGCGGGGTCCCATTCCGAAGACACTTCTAGAGAAACTCCTCAACCCCGAGAAGTTTGAAGCGAACGGTCAGTACCAACTCGAGAATTTTCGGAGCTTCGCCGGGACGAAGAATCTGATCGTCTACAACTTGGGAAGTTACGGTGACTACATGGAGCAAGTTGACTTCCTGAGAAACCCTTACTATCGAAGGGTTCTGGAAATCGAAGAAAGTGAGAAGTGGTTCACTTTGAACCTCAAGGATCGACTGGCCACACGGACAATGATGATTGATCCCAAGCTGATCGGACCGATGATCCGGCTAGCCGTAACCCGAGACTGTGGAACAATTGAGGAGCAGGCTGACTTCGCCGCAAAGATGCCGGACAATGAGTCGATGGGATGGATGCTCCAAGAGCGAATCAACCGAGTTCGTCCCTACGATCTCCCAATTTACAATGACCGCGCTGGACTCCGGCTTTTTGCGTTCGCAGATCCGAAACTGAAGAAACTGATCTTTAGTGGGAAGAGCGTTCCGCTCGACCAGTTTGATGCTCGCTTCCAGCGAGAGATGTTTAAGTCAGTTTTCTGGGCTGATTGGTCGAACTGGAACTTTGATTACTCTGCGTTCCAAAAGCCAGATGGTAGCTATAATTCGGAGTTCAACGAACTCCAGAATCAAGTCTGGGGCGGAATTCTTCAGGAGCCTACCAACATGTGTCCGGATGGATTGACCGGAAAGATGATGGTCAAAGGGACGGAAAGCAATTCCGAGGTATTGCTGGCCGATCCCGAAGCAAATTCTTCCTTTCAGCAGGTCCGGCAGCTGGATCCAAACTACTTGGGTCAGCTCCTGTTCCAGCAGAAGAATCCGACGAAGTACCCGTGGGCTAACCAGCCGTACGATAGGTTCGACAAGAATTCCCTTCGACTGGTATCACAGAGGTCAATTAGCCTTGAGCTAACAGTTCGAAAAGGCATCTCGAAGTCGTTCAGCCTCAACGAGATGCACGTAGCCGATCAGAAAATCTACACCCTCGATACACTGCCTGAGGGAGTGAAGAAGAAAGTCGAGGAAGGATACAAACAGGCCGAAGAGAACGATAAGCACTACGGCAGCAATCCTTACGGACGAGGCTCTGGCCCTCCGCCTCCTCCGCTTTAGCGGACCTGCGTGCCTTCAGGGGCGTCTCGGTCAGGTTGTAGGAGGATGGCTCCGCCGTTCTCGTCCGTTGCCGCAAGGAGCATGCCTTGGCTTTCGGTACCGCGTAGCTTGGCTGGTTTGAGGTTATACACAACCACGACCTGCCGCCCGATCAAGTCTTCTGGCGAGTAGTTCGCTCGGATGCCAGCAACGATCTGGCGCTTCTCTTCTCCTATGTGAACCTGGAGTTTGAGCAGTTTGTCGCTACCCTCTAGCGTCTCGGCCTCGAAAACCCTTCCGACCCGGAGTTGGACTTTGGCGAAGTCGTCGATCGTGATGATTCCAGTTGATTCTTCGGTTGGCTTCTTGGTTTCTTCCATCTTGGGTTTCTCGGGTTTGGCTGGCTTTTCGGGTGCAGGAATATTGGAGAGGTCGATGCGAGGAAAAATCGGTTGTGGTTCATTCAGAACTGTTCCGGCGGGGAGCGATTCTGGTGAGCCGATCAGCGACCAAGCCGTCGATGGCGCGACGCCTAGTTGTCTTGCTACTTCGTTGCAGACTGTCGGCATAAATGGCTGGAGCATTCCTTCTGCGGCTCGGACACAAAGGATCATCGACCTCAGAACTGATGCAAGGGCCGGATCGCCCGCTTTGGCCAGAGCCCATGGGGCGCGGGTGTCGACATACTTGTTGACGAACCGAATCACATCGATTCCCGCTGTGGCAGCGCGCTCAAGTCTGAACCCGTCCATTGCGGATTCGTATGCCGCTTTGCACTTGCCAATCGCTTCAAGCACCTCGAGTTCCACTGGGGCATCCGGAACGATTCCCCCGACAAACTTGTGTGCCATTGCGAGCGATCTGTTTAAGGCGTTGCCCAGATCGTTAGCCAAATCGCTATTGTATCGCTTGTGATAATCGTCGTAAGTAAACGTCGAGTCATTCTCGTAGCCCATCGTTGCCGTGATGTAGTAGCGAACGACATCCACCGAAACCTCGGGAGAACAACCGGCCAGTTCGGTGGTATAGGAGGCCAGGCTCAGAGGTTCGACGACGTTCCCCTTTGACTTGGAAATCTTTTCATCCCCAAGCAGGATCCATGCATGGGCAATCACATGCTTCGGAAGAGGCAAATCGGCACCCAAGAGCATTGCAGGCCAGAGCGTTGCATGGAATCTGGTGAGAATGTCCTTCCCGAGCCACTGCGCTAGCGCTGGCCACTTATCTTCCCAGCCCTGATTCGGCCAGCCGGTGGCGGTGATATAGTTGATCAGTGCGTCGAACCAGACATAAATGACTTGCGACTCATCGCCCGGAACTGGGATTCCCCAACCGTTGTTCTTTCGCGAAACGCACTGGTCCATGAGTCCAGATTTGATAAAGCTAACGACCTCGTTCTTACGCGTTTCAGGAATGATAAAGTCTGGATTCGCTTCGATGTGTGCGAGCAGACGGTCGCCAAATGCCGAGAGCTTGAAGAAGTAGTTCTCCTCGCTAACCCACCGAACTTCGTTCCCGTCCGGGCTCTTGCCGTCCACCAGGTCGGCTTCCTTGAAGTAGGTCTCTGTAGAAACGTCATACCAACCCTCGTAGGTCGCGGTGTAGATATAGCCGTTTTCTTGGAGCTTGGCAAAGAGCGCTTGCGATGCCGCTCGGTGCTCGGGAAGGGAAGTCCGGACGAACTTGTCGAACTTCATTCCCATGCCATCAAAAATCTCAATGAACCGCTGGGCAATCTCCGCCGTAAACTCGTGCGGATCGCGACCCTGCGCCTCTGCCGCTTCCTTTATCTTCAGCCCGTTCTCGTCCGTCCCCGCGACCGAAAAAACATCGAGCCCTCGCATCCGCAGGTAGCGAGCCGTAACATCCCCCGACAGAGTGGTAAGTATATTCCCGATATGCGGAGTGCTATTCACATACGGAATAGCCGTCACGATGGTGGTCTTCGGCATGAACCCCTAGTTTACCGGGCAGATTCTTAGCTTACGAAGTATGCCTTTCCAGGCTCCACCTTCAGCAGCAACGCAAGGAGCTCGGGAACTTGCTTCACAAGTTGGGGGACTGTGGGTGGAATTGGAGCCATAACGATCACTGCGATGTTTCTAGTTGAAAGATTCTGTTGATGAGGAATCCCCTTGTCGATGGTCAACAGCACCTGAAAACCATGCTGTTCTGCAGCTTCTAGAAGTTCGCCATCGACAAGTAGATTCCAACCCATGTCTTTTGAGCGCACGCACTCGTGACCAAAGACGTACCTCGAAACGCCATTAGGGAAACATTGGTCAAGCAGGATTCGCATCAGCTCGCGATGCCAAGTCTGTCTCGCCCTTGGCGAGCGAGCCAAGAGTAAACGCGCTTAACAGTCTCTCGCGAGAGATCTGGATATGCATCTAAGAACTCTTCGACAGAGTCGCCTTCGTGAATGTAGTCAAGCAGTATCCAAACGGGAATCCGCGTGTCGACAAAGCGAATCGCCCCCGAGACGTACTCAGGATCGGCTGTCAAGATATCTTGCAACTCTTCGGGGATCGTATTCATACCTCAATGATACGCCAAACCTGCCCCGCCTCAACCCCGGTAAACTGATAGGTTCAAATGGACTTCAAATCGACTCTGCACCTCCCTGACGCTGAAGCGACAATTCCTATGAAGGCGAACCTGCCGACCCTGGAGCCGTCGATTCAGGCAATTTGGGATTCAGAGGCGATTTATCACAAACTCCAGCAAGCTCGGAAGGACTGTCCGAGCTACGTCCTCCACGATGGGCCGCCCTACACAAACTCGCCGATCCACATCGGAACGGCGATGAACAAAATCCTTAAGGATTTTGTTCTCAAGAGTCGCCAGATGATGGGTTTCCGGACTCCCTACGTCCCAGGATTTGACAACCATGGCCTCCCCATCGAGCAAGCCGTGATGAAGAAGTTTGCGGAGAAGAAGGTCACCCCCACGATCCCCGAACTCCGACAAGCCTGCAGGGATCACGCCGCCGAGTACCTCACGATCCAACGTGACCAGTTCAGGCGGCTGGGAATTTTTGGCCTCTGGGAGAAGCCGTACACCACAATGGATTTCCGCTTTGAAGCGGAAATTGTTCGCGTTTTCCGACGCTTGGTCGAGAAGGGTTACGTTTATAAAGGTCTCCGTCCCACCCTCTGGAGCCCCACGAGCCGAACCGCTCTTGCCGACACTGAGATCGAGTATCACGATCACATCAGCAAAGCGATCTATGTCAGATTTCCGCTCAAAAGCGACCCAAATCAGGAGCTTGCCGGGTTCGAAAATGTTTACACGGTGATCTGGACCACCACCCCATGGACCATCCCCGCGAACCTTGCGTGCGCATTTCATCCCGAGTTCAACTACGATGTCGTCAAGGTCGGAGGTGACCATTTCATCATCCTCCAAGACCTCGTATCCAAGGTCGCTGAGAAAGTGGGTTGGGCAGACTACACCGTTGTCAAAACCCTCGAAGGTATCAACTTCGATAAGATGGAGTTCAAGCATCCGATCTTTAACAGATCTAGTCTCGCCGTTATGGCCGATTACGTCACCACTGAAGACGGAACCGGCGTCGTCCATACCGCTCCCAGTCACGGTCGCGATGACTTCTTCACCGGCCAAAAGTACAATCTTGGAGTCCCGAATACGGTTGATGAAAGAGGTGTCCTCACCCAAGAAGCGGGCGAATTCGAAGGCGTCTTTTACAAGAACTGCGATACAGTCGTCGTCGATCGACTCCAAGAAGTCGGCGCCCTCCTTAGGGTCAGCGACTACCACCATAGCTACCCCTATGCCGAGCGCGACGGGCAGCCGGTCATCTTCCGCGCCACCGAACAGTGGTTTCTTAGCCTCGAACACGAGGGCCTCCGAGGTCGAATGCTCGACTCGATCAGCGAAGTCAACTGGGTGCCTACCCAAGGTCAGAACCGTATCGAGGCAATGATCCGCAATCGACCCGACTGGTGCATCTCTCGCCAGCGACCATGGGGAGTAGGAATCCCAGTCTTCTACGGCAAGAAAAGTCGGGTTCCGGTACTTGACCCGGTTGCCATCGACGCGGTTGCCAACCTTGTCGAAGCAGAGGGCTCAGATGCTTGGTTCATCAAAGATGCCGCCGACATTCTTCCCGCGGGCTACGTCCATCCGGAAACCGGGGAGACCGAATTCGACAAGGAGACCGACGTCCTGGACGTCTGGTTCGACTCTGGCTCCACGTCGCTCGCTGTCCTCGAAGGCAACGTCTATCCCGAATGGAAAGAGAATTGGCCAGCCGACATCTACCTCGAAGGCTCTGACCAGCACCGAGGCTGGTTCAATACCTCCCTTATCCTTGGTCAGGCCACCCGGGATGGAGCGCCGTACAAAGCCGTTCTCACGCACGGCTTCGTGACGGACGGTGAGGGCCGCAAAATGTCCAAACGCCTCGGCAACGTCGTTGACCCGGTCAAAGCCTGTGCCGACTATGGCGCCGACGTTGTCCGCTACTGGGTCGCCGGAACGGACTACGCTAATGACGTTCCTTGCTCCGACCCAATCCTCAAGCAGTTCGGTGAGAGCTACCGCAACATCCGCAACGCTCTGCGGTTCCTGATCGGGAATTTGAACGGTTACACACTGGGTGCTCCAGAAACCGTTCTCCCACTCGATCGCTGGTTTATCGAGCAAGCCGATCTTTTGGTTGCCGATTGCATCGACGCCTACGAACGGTTCGACTTCGGAACGGTCATGTCTGGCGTTCACAATTTCTGCCGCCAGCAACTCTCGGCTTTTTACGCCGATGCGATCAAGGACCGAATGTACTGCGACGCGGAGGACTCCGCCGAGCGGAGATCGGGCCAACAAGCCTGCTACGAAGTGGCAGAAAAGTTGATCAAGCTCATCGCCCCGGTCCTCGTCCACACCGCCGAAGAGAGCTGGCTGAAGATGCACGAGACTCTTGGCGTCAAATCGACTTCGGTCTTCTTCGAAACCTTTGACGCCGCAAGCATCGACGACATCGAAGGTAGCGAGCTACAGCAACGCTTCGCCGCAGTCATCGCCGCAAAGCAGATTGTCAACAGCTCCTTCGAACCGTACAAGGGAACCGACGGGATTAAGAATTCGCAGGACGTGGTCGCCAAACTCACAGTCGATCCAACTGAGAAGAAGCTCCTTGAAAGCTTTTCCGTCGATGAACTTTCGAACTTCTTCAAAGTGAGCTGGGTTGAATTAAGTGATGGTGAGCCTGCGGTGACATTCGAGAAATCGCCATACAATGAGTGCATCCGCTCTCGGGTCCGACGTCCTGATGTTGCTGAAGTCGAAGTCGACGGCGAGAAGGTCTTCTTGAGTGCACGCGACCGAAAGGTGCTCGGTCTTTGAAGTCTCGTCTGCCTCTCTTCTGGATCATCACGATCCTGATGGTGCTTGTCGACCAAGGAATCAAAGCATGGACGCGGAACACCCTGATGGTCGGGCAGTACTGGGACGGAGGGCCGTGGAAAGGTGTTCTTGAGTTCACGCTGAGCTACAACAAAGGGATTGCGTTCGGCATGTTCCAGGGTTCGGCTCTGGCGATGGCCCCGGTGGCGATACTAATTGCCGGCTTCGCGGTCTACTCAATCCACAAGAACCGGAATGAGTCGAAGTGGGGAACGGTTGCACTGGCTCTGCTCGCCAGTGGCGCGATAGGAAACCTTATCGACCGAGTCGCCAACGAGAAGGGTGTGACCGACATGTTTCTGGTGCGCCTGGCAAACCTTACTGGCGGAAAGCTGAACGACTTCCCAGTCTTCAACTGGGCCGACAGTTGCATTACCGTCAGCATGATCATGCTTTTTCTGAGTTGGGGAAAGCCAGCCAAAGATGATCAGACTGAAGTGTTGGAGCCTCGCGAAGAAGCATTGTAGAGCTTGTAAGCGACGGGAACGAGGAGCAATCCTGGTAGATAGTTTGCGGTCGGTAATTGCTTTAGTCCCAACAAACTGATTCCGATTGAAAGGATCATTAGCCCGCCCACTGCGGTGAACTCGTTCAGCAGTTCCTCGTTTTCGCGTAACCACTTAAGGCGCGATGCCAACAGAGTAATGGTTCCCTGGACGAGGAGAACAATCACCGCCGAGAAAAGAACTCCGACTCCGAGCGATGCTGCAAGGAAGAACGCAGCAACTCCGTCCAGTGTTGATTTCAGCCCCAGCAGTTCCGAGCGTCCTTCTAGTCCGTCCTGGATGCACCCTAGAATCGTCATCGGTCCTACACAGAATAGAATCGACGCCGTCAGCAGACCTTCACTAAATCTCCCGCGTCCACCAACGACATCCTTCGCCCAGATAGAAAGACTTTCCAGGCTCGCCTGAACCCCGATTAGCATGCCAAGAATTCCGCCTATAGCGATGCACGCCGCGACGAGAATCAGGTTCTTGGATGGCAAGAACATCTTGACTCCGAGAGCCAGATTGACCAAGCCAATGCCTGAGAGGGCGATGTCTTGAGCATTCGTCGGCAATAGCCGCCCTACC encodes the following:
- a CDS encoding DUF554 domain-containing protein yields the protein MKGTFVNTGTVVLGSALGLLVGRLLPTNAQDIALSGIGLVNLALGVKMFLPSKNLILVAACIAIGGILGMLIGVQASLESLSIWAKDVVGGRGRFSEGLLTASILFCVGPMTILGCIQDGLEGRSELLGLKSTLDGVAAFFLAASLGVGVLFSAVIVLLVQGTITLLASRLKWLRENEELLNEFTAVGGLMILSIGISLLGLKQLPTANYLPGLLLVPVAYKLYNASSRGSNTSV